Proteins encoded within one genomic window of Candidatus Binataceae bacterium:
- a CDS encoding carotenoid oxygenase family protein — protein MSRGFASIGMECDYSHLVVEGTIPQQLNGTFYRIGPNPQFPPRGTYNPLNGDGMVHAFRVSDGCVAYRNRWVRTEQWRIEHAAGRALFGTSGLPSDNDSSVAGMRTDGVANTNLVWHAGRLLALEEGHAPIELDPASLDTIGRWSFHNKLPRNMTAHPKIDPESGEMLFFANFPTGRISHDIELYVASPAGELIRAQSLTGPFAALIHDFAVTRDFIMVAFCPVTVSVRRAMAGRPLIAWEPERGTHVAMVARRGNAQEVRWFSGPPSMAWHTMNAFNEGGRIVVDVCQQEVAVFPLADGAPTDPRRATQRLTRWEFDWSKPGNFSVEILSDERCEYPRVDERWMGKRYRYGFVACLGGPGSADLFHRGVGRFDHLARQMRIYAAGPRSAVAEPVFVPGDLGAGEGEGYLLTNIFDEDRNTSHLAIFDAQELERGPIARAHLDHRVPVGFHGIWRPATRSGN, from the coding sequence ATGTCTCGCGGATTCGCGTCGATCGGAATGGAATGCGACTACTCGCACCTGGTTGTCGAAGGGACGATTCCCCAGCAGTTGAACGGAACCTTCTACCGCATCGGACCTAATCCGCAGTTCCCACCGCGCGGGACTTACAACCCTCTGAATGGAGACGGAATGGTGCACGCGTTTCGCGTCAGCGACGGATGCGTGGCGTACCGCAATCGGTGGGTGCGAACCGAGCAATGGAGGATCGAGCACGCGGCTGGTCGCGCGCTGTTCGGCACCTCGGGACTTCCGAGCGATAACGATTCCAGCGTAGCGGGCATGAGAACCGACGGCGTCGCGAATACCAATTTGGTCTGGCACGCGGGAAGGCTACTGGCGTTGGAAGAGGGTCATGCGCCGATAGAATTGGACCCGGCGTCGCTCGACACGATCGGCCGCTGGTCCTTTCACAATAAATTGCCGCGCAACATGACAGCGCATCCGAAGATCGATCCCGAGTCCGGCGAGATGCTGTTCTTTGCAAATTTCCCTACCGGACGCATCAGCCACGACATCGAATTGTATGTCGCTTCACCTGCGGGTGAACTGATTCGTGCGCAGAGCCTCACCGGACCGTTCGCGGCGCTGATCCATGATTTCGCGGTGACCCGGGATTTCATCATGGTGGCGTTTTGTCCGGTGACGGTGTCGGTCAGGCGCGCGATGGCAGGTCGGCCGTTAATTGCATGGGAGCCGGAGCGAGGTACCCACGTGGCGATGGTTGCGCGACGGGGGAACGCTCAAGAGGTTCGCTGGTTCAGCGGTCCGCCGAGCATGGCGTGGCACACGATGAACGCCTTCAACGAAGGGGGCCGTATCGTGGTGGACGTTTGCCAGCAGGAAGTTGCGGTGTTCCCGCTGGCCGACGGCGCGCCGACCGATCCGCGCCGTGCCACCCAGCGCTTGACGCGGTGGGAATTCGATTGGTCCAAGCCCGGAAATTTTTCCGTGGAAATCCTAAGCGATGAACGTTGCGAGTATCCGCGGGTCGACGAGCGCTGGATGGGCAAAAGGTATCGCTACGGATTCGTTGCCTGCCTCGGCGGCCCCGGAAGTGCGGACCTCTTTCATCGCGGGGTTGGCCGCTTCGACCATCTGGCTCGTCAGATGCGCATCTATGCCGCGGGGCCACGCAGTGCGGTCGCGGAGCCGGTGTTCGTGCCCGGAGACCTAGGGGCGGGCGAGGGCGAAGGGTATCTGCTCACCAACATCTTCGATGAAGACCGCAACACGAGCCACCTCGCCATATTCGACGCCCAGGAGCTCGAGCGCGGACCGATCGCGCGTGCGCATCTCGACCACCGCGTGCCAGTCGGATTTCACGGCATTTGGCGACCGGCCACTCGAAGCGGAAACTGA
- a CDS encoding SulP family inorganic anion transporter: MSTFRMFSGVRPVTRDSAIRDALAGFQLAAMNIPQALGYTKIAGTPVITGLYTLLFPLVAFAAFGSSRFLVVAADSATAAILAGGLGDLAPLASPRYVALAGTVALLTGGFLLIARLLKLGFLADFLSQTVLVGFLTGVGFQVGIAVLGELLGVEVHSQRSIGQLLEVVRDLPQLRMITPLISAVVVAVILGLRGLAPKAPGALIAVAGAIAASMFWDFAGHGVAVVGPVSGGLPRLGLPAMTWHDINQLVPIAGSCVVMIVAQSAATARFYATRHHQRLDEDADLIGLSAANAAAALSGTFVVDGSPTQTAMVEASGGQSQLAQIATAAVVAIVLLFLTKPLQYLPRCALGAIVFVIAARLVDLSGLRDIQRESPGEFALALLTAAIVVLIGVEQAIVLAMVLSLFRVLNHSYHPQTGVLVQGEQGLWETKPAVAEAVTEPGLVIYRFGAALFYANAGLFAHEVRMLARGSAVRWLVVDAEAITNVDYSAARMLRELNQDLKQINVEFSFARTATSLRADLIRHRVIEVIGEERIFPRLHNATAAFRMSQRS; this comes from the coding sequence ATGTCCACTTTTAGAATGTTCAGCGGCGTGCGGCCCGTAACTCGCGACAGCGCAATCCGCGATGCTCTGGCAGGATTCCAGCTCGCCGCGATGAATATTCCGCAGGCGCTCGGCTACACCAAGATCGCCGGTACCCCGGTTATCACCGGCCTCTACACGCTGTTGTTCCCCTTGGTGGCGTTTGCGGCATTCGGCTCCTCCCGATTTCTGGTGGTGGCTGCAGATTCCGCGACTGCGGCCATCCTCGCGGGCGGCCTCGGCGACCTGGCGCCGCTGGCCAGCCCCCGATACGTCGCGCTCGCTGGAACTGTCGCCTTGCTGACGGGCGGCTTTTTGCTGATCGCGCGATTGCTCAAACTGGGCTTCCTCGCCGATTTTCTCTCGCAGACTGTGCTGGTGGGATTTCTTACCGGGGTTGGCTTTCAGGTCGGCATCGCCGTGTTGGGCGAGCTGCTGGGGGTCGAAGTTCATTCGCAGCGGTCCATAGGTCAGCTGCTCGAGGTTGTCCGCGACCTCCCGCAGCTACGGATGATCACGCCCTTGATCTCGGCGGTGGTCGTCGCCGTTATCCTGGGACTGCGCGGGCTGGCCCCCAAAGCGCCGGGAGCGTTGATTGCCGTGGCCGGCGCGATCGCGGCCAGCATGTTCTGGGATTTTGCCGGCCACGGCGTCGCGGTCGTCGGTCCGGTGAGTGGTGGTTTGCCCCGCCTCGGGCTTCCCGCGATGACTTGGCATGACATTAACCAGCTGGTTCCGATCGCCGGTTCATGCGTCGTGATGATCGTCGCGCAGAGCGCGGCAACGGCGCGCTTCTATGCGACCCGCCATCATCAGCGGTTGGATGAAGATGCCGACCTGATCGGACTCTCGGCGGCAAACGCTGCGGCCGCTTTAAGCGGCACCTTCGTGGTCGATGGAAGCCCGACCCAGACCGCGATGGTTGAGGCCTCTGGCGGGCAGAGCCAACTCGCGCAGATTGCCACCGCGGCTGTGGTGGCTATCGTCCTGCTGTTCCTGACCAAGCCGCTGCAATACCTCCCGCGATGTGCGCTCGGCGCAATCGTGTTCGTTATCGCTGCCCGGCTTGTGGACTTGAGCGGCCTGCGCGACATCCAGCGCGAGAGCCCGGGTGAGTTCGCCCTCGCCTTGCTCACCGCCGCAATCGTGGTGCTGATCGGCGTCGAACAGGCGATCGTTCTCGCCATGGTGCTGTCCTTGTTCCGCGTCCTGAACCACAGTTATCACCCCCAGACCGGCGTGTTGGTGCAGGGCGAGCAGGGACTCTGGGAAACCAAGCCGGCCGTGGCGGAAGCTGTCACCGAGCCGGGTCTGGTTATTTATCGGTTTGGCGCAGCGCTTTTCTATGCCAACGCCGGCCTGTTTGCACACGAGGTTAGGATGTTGGCGCGAGGGTCGGCGGTGAGATGGCTCGTGGTCGATGCCGAGGCCATCACCAATGTCGATTACTCGGCCGCGCGGATGCTGCGCGAACTCAACCAGGACCTCAAGCAAATCAATGTCGAGTTTTCGTTTGCTCGCACCGCGACGTCGCTGCGGGCGGACTTGATCCGCCACCGCGTTATCGAGGTCATCGGCGAGGAACGAATATTCCCCCGTCTGCACAACGCCACCGCCGCCTTCAGAATGTCGCAGAGGAGCTGA
- a CDS encoding rhodanese-like domain-containing protein, with product MPPETETATTSPHVPAISRDELRQGLKTRALKVVDVLPAESYATGHIPGSISMPLPSVASHARELLPDLNADIAVYCAKFT from the coding sequence ATGCCGCCCGAAACTGAAACCGCGACGACCTCCCCGCACGTTCCGGCCATATCCCGCGACGAACTTCGCCAAGGGCTCAAGACTCGCGCACTCAAAGTGGTCGATGTGTTGCCGGCAGAGTCCTACGCGACCGGTCACATTCCGGGCTCGATTAGTATGCCCCTGCCGAGCGTCGCCAGCCATGCGCGCGAGCTGCTTCCCGATCTCAACGCCGACATCGCAGTCTACTGCGCCAAATTCACGTGA
- a CDS encoding potassium channel family protein encodes MRDYRGGLADWVESGSALERVAEATTTDASALPAGPRLTASVDGLAGEGPARVLERQRWNDSIPGLIDRLSTLQLFLVWIGTVLLCGFGYWVGALAGEHGLIEGNQPLGIGVHGLASSLYFSFVTATSVGYGDVLPVGFARLIAIVEAVTTLLIFGAVIAKFVSHRQDRLVGEIHRITFDERLDRVQSNLHVVISELLELTTLCETPTVPMRRVATRLHSAVWLFLSELRTTHDLLYQPRLMVEEIVLASILGNLASALEVLAELMSCLPAEFTRTDHLEIALGSLTRTAEDICGNCVPHEYTPRLIFWMDRIQETARRIHVGASSP; translated from the coding sequence GTGCGCGACTACCGCGGAGGCCTTGCCGATTGGGTCGAATCGGGCAGCGCCCTGGAGCGCGTGGCGGAAGCGACAACGACTGACGCGAGCGCGCTCCCAGCGGGACCGCGGTTGACCGCTTCGGTCGACGGGCTTGCGGGCGAGGGCCCGGCGCGAGTCCTGGAGCGGCAGCGGTGGAATGACTCCATCCCTGGACTCATCGATCGACTGTCAACCTTACAGCTTTTCCTGGTCTGGATTGGAACGGTTTTGCTGTGCGGGTTCGGCTACTGGGTGGGCGCCTTGGCAGGTGAGCACGGACTCATAGAAGGGAACCAGCCGCTCGGCATCGGCGTCCACGGTCTGGCCAGCTCACTATACTTCAGCTTCGTCACCGCGACCTCGGTCGGCTACGGCGATGTCCTCCCAGTCGGTTTCGCACGACTGATTGCAATCGTGGAAGCGGTAACTACGCTGCTCATCTTCGGGGCGGTAATCGCGAAGTTTGTCTCGCATCGACAAGATCGGTTGGTCGGCGAAATCCATCGCATCACTTTCGATGAACGTCTCGATCGAGTGCAAAGCAACCTGCACGTGGTCATCTCGGAGCTGCTGGAACTCACGACATTGTGCGAAACCCCTACGGTGCCGATGCGGCGCGTGGCTACTCGGCTGCATAGCGCCGTGTGGCTCTTCCTCAGCGAGTTGCGCACTACGCACGATCTCCTTTATCAGCCCCGGCTGATGGTGGAGGAAATCGTGCTGGCTTCGATTCTCGGCAACCTGGCCTCAGCCCTCGAGGTGCTCGCGGAACTCATGAGCTGCCTGCCGGCCGAGTTCACCCGCACCGATCACCTCGAGATAGCCCTGGGCTCCCTCACCCGTACCGCCGAGGACATCTGCGGCAACTGCGTACCGCACGAGTATACCCCAAGACTCATCTTCTGGATGGACCGCATCCAGGAAACCGCCAGACGAATCCACGTGGGCGCATCGAGTCCTTAG
- a CDS encoding fused MFS/spermidine synthase translates to MSRWIPLGALVVAALLLVTAVHADDARQLLESRDSLYNNIYVYREGPYVSMTFGYNQHLYEESLFNPLDDRELPVPYTRFMTVGLAYPKKVSSILEIGFGGGRTAWYLHRFLPDTAVTSVELDPMVMQLADKYFGIKQEPNFNVVEQDGRLFLTSSPRLYDLILIDAYRGPFVPFQLLTKQFYQIVKEHLSGDGVVVQNIEPTTMLFDSAVNTLHGVFANLDFYPAQGNIVVVAYDGKPRSHEELQAIAAERQAALHLRYDLTQMLGARRPLSTEGSLVDPKAAVLTDDFAPVEALKAIEKHNRKWAANK, encoded by the coding sequence ATGAGCCGTTGGATTCCCCTGGGCGCCCTGGTGGTCGCCGCATTACTGCTGGTAACCGCGGTTCACGCGGACGACGCCCGCCAGCTGCTCGAGTCGCGCGACTCCCTTTACAACAATATCTATGTCTATCGGGAAGGGCCGTACGTCAGCATGACCTTCGGCTACAACCAGCACCTTTATGAAGAAAGCCTCTTCAACCCACTCGACGATCGCGAGCTTCCCGTCCCCTACACGCGCTTCATGACCGTGGGTCTCGCCTACCCCAAGAAGGTCAGCTCCATCCTCGAGATCGGATTCGGCGGAGGCCGCACCGCCTGGTACCTTCATCGTTTTCTGCCCGATACGGCGGTAACTTCAGTCGAGCTGGATCCGATGGTGATGCAGCTTGCGGACAAATACTTCGGCATCAAGCAGGAGCCCAACTTCAATGTCGTGGAACAGGATGGCCGGCTGTTCCTGACGTCTTCGCCGCGCCTCTATGATCTGATCCTGATCGATGCGTACCGCGGCCCGTTCGTGCCGTTTCAACTGCTCACCAAGCAGTTTTACCAGATCGTCAAGGAACACCTCAGCGGGGATGGCGTAGTGGTGCAGAATATCGAGCCGACCACCATGCTCTTCGATTCCGCGGTTAACACGCTCCATGGGGTCTTCGCGAACCTCGACTTTTATCCCGCGCAAGGCAATATCGTTGTCGTCGCTTACGATGGAAAACCACGGAGCCACGAGGAACTTCAGGCCATCGCCGCCGAGCGACAGGCCGCGCTTCATCTGCGTTACGATCTCACTCAAATGCTGGGCGCGCGCCGACCTTTGTCGACCGAGGGCAGCCTCGTCGATCCCAAGGCTGCCGTGCTGACCGACGATTTCGCCCCGGTCGAGGCGCTCAAGGCGATAGAGAAGCACAATCGCAAATGGGCGGCTAATAAGTGA